A genomic segment from Nicotiana sylvestris chromosome 1, ASM39365v2, whole genome shotgun sequence encodes:
- the LOC138877646 gene encoding uncharacterized protein translates to MNKGVPFKWDQACSNAFESIKSYLMKPLVLAAPIPGKPLILYITAPKRSVGALLAQENSEGKENSLYYLSRMMTPNELNYSPIEKLCLALVFSIQKLKHYVQAHVVRLVSKANPIKFVMSKPVLMGQESKFGAVWIKELPMLYYSIRDRLAMWYLQFQQFEIVYIPQKAIKGQALADFLVDHPMPDDWELTDELPNEDAMAIEVQPPWKMYFDGAAHRGGAGAGVIFVTSQGEILPYFFTLTQLCSNNIAEYQALILGLKIVVEMKRLQLQVFGDSQLVVNQLLGSYEVKKPELRPYHDYAKKLMGWLGDVTIQHVPRKENKKADALAALASSLTLPDQAQVTVCQK, encoded by the coding sequence ATGAATAAAGGTGTCCCTTTCAAATGGGACCAAGCGTGCAGTAATGCCTTTGAGAGCATTAAATCTTACTTGATGAAGCCTCTAGTTTTAGCAGCCCCTATACCtggaaagccattgatactatacattaCAGCACCAaaaaggtctgttggagcactgttggcccaagaaaatagtgaagggaaagaaaactctctttactacttgagcaggatgatgacaccgaACGAGCTaaattattcgccaattgaaaagttgtgtttggcgctagtcttctcaattcaaaagttgaagcactacgttcaagctcatgttgttcGTCTTGTTTCTAaggcaaatcccatcaagttcgtgatgtcaaaacctgtccTTATGGGTCAGGAATCCAAGTTTGGGGCGGTATGGATAAAAGAACTTCCTATGTTATACTATTCAATTCGTGATCGACTAGCAATGTGGTACctccagtttcaacaatttgaaatcgTGTACATCCCTCAGAAGGctataaaaggacaagcattagcGGACTTCTTGGTAGATCACCCTATGCCTGATGATTGGGAGCTAACTGACGAACTACCTAATGAGGACGCCATGGCCATCGAAGTTCagcctccatggaagatgtactttgatggtgctgcacaTCGCGGAGGAGCTGGTGCTGGTGTAATATTTGTCACTTCTCAAGGTGAAATTCTTCCCTACTTTTTTACGTTGACGCAACTCTGCTCTAACAATATTGCTGAGTATCAAGCACTAATACTTGGGCTCAAAATTGTTGTCGAAATGAAGcggttgcaattgcaagtctttggtgactctcaGTTAGTGGTTAATCAGCTtttaggtagttacgaggtcaagaagcctgaactacgcccatatcatgattacgcaaAAAAATTAATGGGGTGGCTcggtgatgtgactattcagcatgtgccaaggaaagaaaataagaaggcggATGCTTTAGCTGCCTTAGCTTCATCTTTAACCCTGCCTGATCAAGCGCAAGTTACTGTCTGCCAAAAATGA
- the LOC138877641 gene encoding uncharacterized protein, whose protein sequence is MVLQQQYREKGFKKYFELISLLLVAERNNDLLMRNHENRPTGSTPSPEVDEVYSHYTKRGKGRGPIRGRSRGHGRGRGRGQGRNFPGVNQPPKKNNHQKWKGKDEKPKTNGSETECYRCGGKGHWANICRVPRHLVEFYQASLKNKGPEANFVSDNNFDITHLDVADFFERPDGKIDHLIGYGSVVKED, encoded by the coding sequence atggtcTTGCAACAGCAATACAGAGAGAAAGGTTTCAAGAAGTACTTTGagttgatttctcttctccttGTGGCTGAGCGAAATAACGACTTGCTCATGAGAAATCACGAAAATCGACCCACTGGGTCTACACCATCGCCTGAAGTGGATGAGGTGTATTCTCATTATACTAAGCGTGGAAAAGGCCGTGGCCCTATTCGTGGTCGtagtcgtggtcatggtcgtggtcgtGGCCGTGGACAAGGAAGAAATTTTCCTGGTGTTAATCAGCCCCCAAAGAAAAATAACCACCAAAAGTGGAAAGGGAAAGATGAGAAGCCAAAGACAAATGGTTCAGAAACCGAATGTTATCGTTGCGGTGGAAAAGGGCATTGGGCAAATATTTGTCGTGTACCAAGACATTTGGTTGAGTTTTATCAAGCATCTCTAAAGAACAAAGGCCCTGAAGCTAATTTTGTCTCTGACAATAATTTTGACATCACCCACTTGGATGTGGCAGACTTCTTTGAGCGCCCTGATGGAAAAATAGACCACTTGATCGGTTATGGATCCGTGGTTAAAGAAGATTAA
- the LOC138877636 gene encoding uncharacterized protein: MTDIMKRKFVALEISGKNYMTWVLDAGIHLDAMGLGDAIKDKTKASTQDCAKALIFLHHHLDEGLKIEYLTVKDPLALLNGLKERYDNLKLVTLPQARYDWTHLRLQDFKSVSEYSSAMFRITSKLKLCGDTITDYDMFEKTFTTFHASNMWKGKDEKPKANGSETECYCCGGKGHWANICRVPRHLVELYQVSLKNKGFEANFVSDNDFDVTHLDVADFFERPDGKIDHMIGDGSVVKED, from the exons atgactgacattatgaaaagaaagttcgttgcccttgaaatttcgggcaagaactatatgacatgggtgTTGGATGCTGGAATTcatttagatgcaatgggtcttggagacgccattaaagacaaaactaaagcatccacccaagattgtgctaaggccttgattttcttgcaCCATCACCTCGATGAAGggttgaaaatagaatatctcacAGTCAAAGATCCACTTGCTTTGTTGAAtggcttaaaggaaagatatgacaacttaaagttggtcactcttccacaagcacgatatgattggactcatctgaggctccaagactttaagtctgtttctgaatataGTTCTGCAATGTtcagaattacttctaaattgaaactTTGTGGAGATACTATCACTGATTATGATATGTTTGAAAAAACGTTCACAAcgtttcatgcctccaatatg TGGAAAGGAAAAGATGAGAAGCCAAAGGCAAATGGTTCAGAAACTGAATGTTATTGTTGCGGTGGAAAAGGGCATTGGGCAAATATTTGTCGTGTACCAAGacatttggttgagctttatcaagtaTCTCTAAAGAATAAAGGCTTTGAAGCCAATTTTGTCTCTGACAATGATTTTGACGTCACCCACTTGGATGTGGCAGATTTCTTTGAGCGCCCTGATGGAAAAATAGACCATATGATCGGTGATGGATCTGTGGTTAAAGAAGATTGA
- the LOC104224659 gene encoding glycine-rich RNA-binding protein → MAEVEYRCFVGGLAWATTDQTLGEAFSQFGEILDSKIINDRETGRSRGFGFVTFKDEKAMRDAIEGMNGQDLDGRNITVNEAQSRGSGGGGGGGGYRGGSGGGYGGGGRREGGYGGGGGYGGGRREGGYGGGGGGGYGGGRREGGYGGGSEGNWRS, encoded by the exons ATGGCAGAAGTTGAATACAGGTGCTTCGTCGGTGGGCTAGCATGGGCTACCACCGACCAAACACTTGGGGAGGCTTTTTCTCAGTTCGGCGAAATTCTCGACTCGAAG ATTATCAATGACAGAGAAACTGGTAGATCTAGAGGATTTGGATTTGTTACCTTCAAGGATGAGAAAGCCATGAGGGACGCTATTGAAGGGATGAACGGCCAGGACCTTGACGGTCGTAACATCACCGTCAACGAAGCTCAGTCTCGCGGAAGCGGCGGAGGTGGAGGCGGTGGCGGTTACCGTGGTGGTAGCGGTGGAGGCTACGGAGGTGGTGGCCGTCGTGAAGGTGGATACGGTGGTGGCGGCGGTTACGGAGGTGGCCGTCGTGAAGGTGGTTATGGTGGTGGTGGCGGCGGCGGTTATGGAGGTGGCCGTCGTGAAGGTGGTTACGGTGGTGGCTCTGAAGGAAACTGGAGGAGTTAG